One segment of Ricinus communis isolate WT05 ecotype wild-type chromosome 8, ASM1957865v1, whole genome shotgun sequence DNA contains the following:
- the LOC8264307 gene encoding NAC domain-containing protein 102 yields the protein MDQFLATLPTGCRFSPTDEELVAMYLFKKTKNLNLSDVENMIVPVCDLYGDKEPWELWDQFSQNQLFTNGDLYFFTELKKKPKSSRISRRVGKGTWHGENKREPVNVLLDVGSAKQLMIQATKKRFNYRNQNSAHHCRWTLHEFSLDNVSTNWVLCRLRNNHVSDSVNSVLVLERVSSNGKNAEADEQCPNSEIVPFEKRLKTSDRSTVLVAGQESDSNKACIVVAEQDNGFVGGRDLPEYGSIANAGYEFENDSTYSELSMICYGSMVSSVSNDELFGNVERFNQGNVASADIQTSSQRADSDFASQTGQNGMHF from the coding sequence ATGGATCAATTTCTTGCTACACTTCCAACTGGGTGTAGATTTAGCCCAACCGATGAAGAGTTAGTCGCCATGTATCTAttcaagaaaaccaaaaatcTTAACCTATCTGACGTCGAGAATATGATTGTCCCTGTTTGCGACTTGTACGGCGATAAAGAACCATGGGAGTTATGGGatcaattttcccaaaatcaGTTGTTTACTAATGGCGATCTTTATTTCTTCActgaattaaagaaaaaacctaAAAGCTCTAGAATTTCGCGTCGAGTAGGAAAGGGTACTTGGCATGGTGAGAATAAAAGAGAGCCTGTGAACGTTTTACTTGATGTTGGAAGTGCTAAACAGTTGATGATACAAGCAACTAAGAAAAggtttaattatagaaatcaGAATTCTGCTCACCATTGTCGTTGGACTCTGCATGAGTTTAGTCTTGATAATGTCAGCACCAACTGGGTGCTTTGCCGCCTTAGGAATAATCATGTTTCTGATTCTGTTAACAGTGTGCTTGTTTTGGAGAGGGTTTCATCTAATGGGAAGAATGCTGAGGCGGATGAACAATGTCCTAACTCTGAGATTGTTCCTTTTGAGAAACGTTTGAAGACTAGTGATCGGAGCACAGTTCTAGTCGCTGGGCAAGAATCTGATTCCAACAAGGCTTGCATTGTTGTTGCTGAACAGGATAATGGATTTGTGGGTGGTCGTGACTTGCCAGAGTATGGTTCAATTGCTAATGCTggttatgagtttgagaatgATAGCACATATAGCGAGTTGTCAATGATCTGCTATGGTTCCATGGTTTCTTCAGTTTCTAATGATGAGTTATTTGGGAATGTTGAAAGGTTTAATCAAGGAAATGTTGCTTCTGCTGACATCCAAACATCATCTCAACGAGCCGATTCTGATTTTGCTTC